From a single Hemibagrus wyckioides isolate EC202008001 linkage group LG27, SWU_Hwy_1.0, whole genome shotgun sequence genomic region:
- the ccnt2b gene encoding cyclin-T2b isoform X1, whose product MAMVLRGSTKWLFTREQIENTPSRRCGIEPDRELSYRQQAANLIQDMGQRLNVSQLTINTAIVYMHRFYMLNSFTKFHRNIISPTTLFLAAKVEEQPRKLEHVIKVAHACLNPQEPPLDTNSNTYLQQAQELVLLETIVLQTLGFEITIDHPHTDVVRCSQLVRASKDLAQTSYFMATNSLHLTTFCLQYRPTVVACVCIHLACKWSNWEIPISSDGKHWWEYLDPTVTLQLLDQLTHEFLQILEKTPSRLKRIRNWRATQAAKRSKTECQSVGSSFPSPPSGQDSLLVDSKTDLMGGMYQDSSTLFPSDAINGLANPSSSYVQADAHSSLQGVAISSKPQHTATNKLSLEKYREKQAAELLQRRKHSHLLPETAALASSSSLSAVLMSTASASSSSSSSLARVKYGQPGQEREMKSGSLKRRHPSSSSSSTENGAASQEELKMKIKMSESGGKSRHSPRSGREKHRASKHDATHSHTHSHTHAHAHSSHHKAHRSSKSHTGSAPLPPASHAQLGKIDRRPGEGPSTDSAAPLLLNGQHVDYADTFNMLDSLLNAHNMNY is encoded by the exons ATGGCGATGGTGCTGCGAGGCTCCACGAAATGGCTCTTCACCCGGGAACAAATCGAAAACACGCCGTCTCGCCGCTGCGGAATCGAGCCAGACCGGGAATTATCTTACCGACAGCAAGCTGCCAACCTCATCCAGGATATGGGCCAGCGGCTTAACGT ttccCAGCTTACAATCAACACTGCCATCGTCTATATGCACCGATTTTATATGCTAAACTCCTTCACGAAGTTCCATCGAAAC ATCATCTCTCCCACCACTCTATTTTTAGCTGCTAAAGTGGAAGAGCAACCCCGGAAACTTGAACACGTCATTAAAGTGGCACACGCCTGTCTTAATCCACAAGAACCTCCACTGGACACTAATAGCAAT ACATACCTCCAACAAGCACAAGAACTGGTGCTTCTAGAAACCATCGTGCTGCAAACacttg GCTTTGAGATTACTATAGATCATCCACACACCGATGTGGTGAGATGTTCCCAGCTAGTACGAG CGAGCAAGGATTTGGCCCAGACCTCCTATTTCATGGCTACCAACAG tcTGCACCTGACCACGTTCTGCCTGCAGTACAGACCCACGGtggtggcatgtgtgtgtatccacCTGGCCTGCAAGTGGTCCAACTGGGAGATTCCCATCTCGTCAGACGGTAAACACTGGTGGGAGTATCTGGATCCCACTGTCACCCTGCAGCTACTAGACC AGTTAACGCATGAGTTCCTACAGATTTTGGAGAAGACGCCCAGCAGGTTGAAAAGGATCAGGAACTGGCgg gCCACTCAAGCCGCCAAAAGGTCCAAAACGGAATGCCAGTCGGTGGGGAGCTCCTTCCCATCTCCGCCCTCAGGCCAGGACAGCCTGCTGGTTGACAGTAAGACTGATTTGATGGGGGGCATGTACCAAGATTCCTCCACTTTGTTCCCGTCAGACGCCATCAATGGCCTAGCCAACCCAAGTTCCTCCTACGTCCAGGCTGATGCCCACTCGAGCTTACAGGGAGTAGCGATCAGCAGCAAGCCGCAGCACACGGCCACCAATAAACTGAGTCTAGAAAAATACAGGGAGAAACAAGCGGCTGAGCTGCTGCAGCGCCGCAAACACAGCCACCTGCTGCCTGAAACTGCAGCGCTGGCTTCGTCTTCATCTTTATCGGCGGTGTTGATGTCAACAGCTTCAGCATCGTCTTCGTCTTCTTCCTCATTGGCGCGGGTTAAATACGGTCAGCCCGGACAGGAGCGGGAGATGAAGAGTGGCTCGCTGAAACGCCGTCATCCTTCGTCCTCGTCTTCCTCCACTGAAAACGGCGCAGCGAGTCAGGAGGAGCTGAAGATGAAGATCAAAATGTCAGAGAGCGGCGGTAAGAGCAGACACAGCCCTCGCTCAGGTCGGGAGAAACACCGAGCTTCGAAACACGACgccacacactcgcacacacactcgcacacacatgctcatgcaCACAGCAGCCACCACAAAGCCCATCGCTCCTCCAAGAGCCACACCGGCTCCGCCCCCCTGCCGCCTGCCAGCCACGCCCAGCTGGGGAAGATTGACCGGAGGCCGGGGGAGGGGCCGAGCACTGACAGTGCGGCTCCTCTGTTACTCAATGGCCAGCACGTGGACTACGCAGACACGTTCAACATGCTCGACTCGCTGCTCAATGCACACAACATGAACTACTAA
- the ccnt2b gene encoding cyclin-T2b isoform X2, producing MAMVLRGSTKWLFTREQIENTPSRRCGIEPDRELSYRQQAANLIQDMGQRLNVSQLTINTAIVYMHRFYMLNSFTKFHRNIISPTTLFLAAKVEEQPRKLEHVIKVAHACLNPQEPPLDTNSNTYLQQAQELVLLETIVLQTLASKDLAQTSYFMATNSLHLTTFCLQYRPTVVACVCIHLACKWSNWEIPISSDGKHWWEYLDPTVTLQLLDQLTHEFLQILEKTPSRLKRIRNWRATQAAKRSKTECQSVGSSFPSPPSGQDSLLVDSKTDLMGGMYQDSSTLFPSDAINGLANPSSSYVQADAHSSLQGVAISSKPQHTATNKLSLEKYREKQAAELLQRRKHSHLLPETAALASSSSLSAVLMSTASASSSSSSSLARVKYGQPGQEREMKSGSLKRRHPSSSSSSTENGAASQEELKMKIKMSESGGKSRHSPRSGREKHRASKHDATHSHTHSHTHAHAHSSHHKAHRSSKSHTGSAPLPPASHAQLGKIDRRPGEGPSTDSAAPLLLNGQHVDYADTFNMLDSLLNAHNMNY from the exons ATGGCGATGGTGCTGCGAGGCTCCACGAAATGGCTCTTCACCCGGGAACAAATCGAAAACACGCCGTCTCGCCGCTGCGGAATCGAGCCAGACCGGGAATTATCTTACCGACAGCAAGCTGCCAACCTCATCCAGGATATGGGCCAGCGGCTTAACGT ttccCAGCTTACAATCAACACTGCCATCGTCTATATGCACCGATTTTATATGCTAAACTCCTTCACGAAGTTCCATCGAAAC ATCATCTCTCCCACCACTCTATTTTTAGCTGCTAAAGTGGAAGAGCAACCCCGGAAACTTGAACACGTCATTAAAGTGGCACACGCCTGTCTTAATCCACAAGAACCTCCACTGGACACTAATAGCAAT ACATACCTCCAACAAGCACAAGAACTGGTGCTTCTAGAAACCATCGTGCTGCAAACacttg CGAGCAAGGATTTGGCCCAGACCTCCTATTTCATGGCTACCAACAG tcTGCACCTGACCACGTTCTGCCTGCAGTACAGACCCACGGtggtggcatgtgtgtgtatccacCTGGCCTGCAAGTGGTCCAACTGGGAGATTCCCATCTCGTCAGACGGTAAACACTGGTGGGAGTATCTGGATCCCACTGTCACCCTGCAGCTACTAGACC AGTTAACGCATGAGTTCCTACAGATTTTGGAGAAGACGCCCAGCAGGTTGAAAAGGATCAGGAACTGGCgg gCCACTCAAGCCGCCAAAAGGTCCAAAACGGAATGCCAGTCGGTGGGGAGCTCCTTCCCATCTCCGCCCTCAGGCCAGGACAGCCTGCTGGTTGACAGTAAGACTGATTTGATGGGGGGCATGTACCAAGATTCCTCCACTTTGTTCCCGTCAGACGCCATCAATGGCCTAGCCAACCCAAGTTCCTCCTACGTCCAGGCTGATGCCCACTCGAGCTTACAGGGAGTAGCGATCAGCAGCAAGCCGCAGCACACGGCCACCAATAAACTGAGTCTAGAAAAATACAGGGAGAAACAAGCGGCTGAGCTGCTGCAGCGCCGCAAACACAGCCACCTGCTGCCTGAAACTGCAGCGCTGGCTTCGTCTTCATCTTTATCGGCGGTGTTGATGTCAACAGCTTCAGCATCGTCTTCGTCTTCTTCCTCATTGGCGCGGGTTAAATACGGTCAGCCCGGACAGGAGCGGGAGATGAAGAGTGGCTCGCTGAAACGCCGTCATCCTTCGTCCTCGTCTTCCTCCACTGAAAACGGCGCAGCGAGTCAGGAGGAGCTGAAGATGAAGATCAAAATGTCAGAGAGCGGCGGTAAGAGCAGACACAGCCCTCGCTCAGGTCGGGAGAAACACCGAGCTTCGAAACACGACgccacacactcgcacacacactcgcacacacatgctcatgcaCACAGCAGCCACCACAAAGCCCATCGCTCCTCCAAGAGCCACACCGGCTCCGCCCCCCTGCCGCCTGCCAGCCACGCCCAGCTGGGGAAGATTGACCGGAGGCCGGGGGAGGGGCCGAGCACTGACAGTGCGGCTCCTCTGTTACTCAATGGCCAGCACGTGGACTACGCAGACACGTTCAACATGCTCGACTCGCTGCTCAATGCACACAACATGAACTACTAA